The DNA window GCTGCTCGTGGTGGCGGTGGTGAGCATCGGCGTCGGCGCCCACGCGGTTCCCCTCGGCGAGGTCGTGCGCGCGCTCATCGACGGCGCGGGCGGGTCGAGCGACCGGACGATCGTCCTGGACGTCCGCGCGCCGCGGGCACTGCTGGCCGTCGGCGTCGGTGCCGCGCTCGCGGTGGCGGGCGCGATGATCCAGACGCTGTCCCGCAACCCGCTCGCCGAACCCGGCCTGCTCGGGATCACCGCGGGCGCCGGGTTCGCGGTGACTCTCGGCGCGGCGCTCGGCGTTGCCGTGTCGCAGGCGGGTCAGCTCGTCGCGGCCGTCGTCGGCTCGGTCCTCGCCGCGCTCTTGGTCTATTCGGTCGGCCGCCAGTCGCCGCTGCGCCTGGTGCTGACCGGGATCGCGCTCAGCGCCGTGCTGACCGGGGTGACGCTCGGGATGCGCCTGATGTTCCCGGACGTGTTCGACCAGTACCGCTTCTGGTCCGTTGGCTCGCTCGCGGGCAGGGAGCAGGCACCGGTGCTGCTGCCGATGGTGGCGATCGGGGTCGCCCTCGTCGGCGCGCTGGTGTTGAGCCGCTGGCTGAACGCGATCGAACTGGGCGACGCCGTGGCGCACACGCTCGGCGCGAACGTCGCGCGCGTCCGGCTCGCCGCGCTCGTCCTGATCACCGTGCTGGCCGGGGCGGCGACGGCGGTGGCCGGCCCGATCCTGTTCGTCGGCCTGATCGTGCCGCACCTGGTGCGGCGCCTCGCCACGGGTTCGGTGCCGTGGCAGCTTGCCTACGCGATGGTGCTCGGTCCGGTGCTGCTGCTGGTCTCCGACATCGGGTCGAGGATCCTGCTGCCCACCGGCGAGGTGCCGGTCGCGATCGTGACCGCGTTCGTCGGCGGCCCGGTGCTGATCTGGGCCGTCCGCCGGTACGGGGCGGCGTCGTTGTGAGCGCCGTGGTGCTGCGCGGGCGCGGGCGGTCGATCCGCGTCGAACGCCGGACGCTCGTCCTCACCGGATCCTTGCTCGTCGTCATCCTCTGCCTCGGGCTGCTCGGCCTGTGCTTCGGTGCCTCGTGGGCGAATCCGGGCGAAGTCGTCCAAGCGCTGGCAGGGTTCGGCGATTCCGTCGTCGTGGTGAGGGAATGGCGCCTGCCGAGGGTGCTCGCCGGGATCATCTTCGGTGCCTCGCTCGGCGTGGCGGGCGCGATCTTCCAGAACATCACCAGGAACCCGATGGGCAGCCCGGACGTCATCGGGCTCGACGCGGGCGCCTACACCGGCGCGCTGGTCGCGCTCACCGTGTTCGGCGGGACGGCGGGTGAACTCGCGCTGAGTTCGGTGCTCGGCGGGCTCGTCGTCGCGGCCGTGATCTACTTGCTTTCGGTGCGCGGCGGTCTTTCCGGGCTCCGGCTCGTCGTCATCGGGATCGCGGTGAACGCGATGGTGAACGCGCTGAACTCGTGGATCGTGCTGCGGGCCGATCTCGAAGTCGCGATCGCGGCGGTCGGCTGGAGCGCGGGGTCGCTCAACGGGATCGGCTGGCCGAAGGTGGCGCTGCCGTTCGCGATCATCGCGGTGCTGCTGGTGGTGATGGCCACGCGGTCGCACGCCATGCACCAGGCCGCGCTCGGCGACGCGCTCGCGGTGACCAGCGGGGTCGGCGTCGGCAGGCTCCGGCTGGTGATGGTGCTCGTCGGCGTCGGCTGCACGGCGACGGTGACCGCGGTCGCCGGGCCGATCGTGTTCATCGCGCTGGCCGCACCGCAGATCGGGCGCAGGCTGGCGAAGGCACCAGGGGTTCCGCTGCTGCCCGCCGCGCTGACCGGCGCCGTGCTCCTGCAGGGCGCGGACCTGATCGCGCAGATGCTGCTGGCGCCGGTCTCGCTGCCGGTCGGCGTGGTCAGTGCCGCGATCGGCGGGGTCTATCTCATCTGGCTGCTGACCAAGGAGGTGCGGAGCGCGTGACCACGCGACTGAGCGCACGGGAACTGACGCTGCGCTACGGCGAGCGAGTCGTGTCGACGGGACTGAGCCTCGACGTCCCCGACGGCGCCTTCACCGCGATCGTCGGGCCCAACGCGTGCGGGAAGTCGACGCTGCTGCGCGCGTTCGTCCGGTTGCTGCGGCCCGCCGAGGGGGAGGTGCGCTTCGACGGCCGCGCGGTGGGCGCCTACCCGGCCAAGGAACTGGCGAGATCGGTCGGGTTCCTGCCGCAGGATCCGCTGGCGCCGGAGAACATCAAGGTCTCCCAGCTGGTCGCGCGCGGCAGGTTCCCGCACCAGTCACTGCTCGCGACCTGGTCCGAAGTGGACGAACGCGCGGTCGCCGACGCGATGGCCGCGGCCGGTGTCGACGATCTCGCCGCCCGTGACGTGCGGGAGCTGTCCGGGGGACAGCGCCAGCGGGTGTGGGTGGCGATGGTGCTCGCGCAGCAGACCTCCTACCTCCTGCTCGACGAACCCACGTCGTTCCTCGACATCACGCACCAGTACCAGCTGCTCGGCCTGCTCGCCGGGCTGCGCGACGAGGGGCGCACCGTCATCGCGGTCCTGCACGACATCAACCAGGCCAGCCGGTTCGCCGACCACCTGGTGGCGATGAAGGAAGGCCGCGTCGTCGCCGAAGGCACCGCGGCGGACATCGTGGACGCGGCGCTGATGAAGGAGGTCTTCGACCTGCCGAGCATGGTCGTGCCCGACCCGGTGACCGGTACCCCGATGGTCGTACCAACCCGCTGACCCATGCCGCGAAGTACGAGCAGGATCGCGCATACTGGCGCGATCGACTGACCCCGTTGCCCGAACTCGCGGGCGATGGTGACGCGGGTTCCGGTGCACCGGAGGACATCCTGACCGCACGGACGGTGCTCCCGCCGAACGGCTCACCGGGCACGCGCGGTTGTTCGCGGTGACCAGGGCTTTCGGGAGTGACGACGGCCGCCTCGACGAAGACTTCGGCACTTTCGCCGACTCTCTTATGTCCACAGTGGACGATTAACGGGGAGTCGCACCGAGTGGACGAGGTCGTCGAGGCGGAGCCTGCGCAACGCCGCGGAACCGGGCTCCGAGACCGCGTCCGGAACGGGGGTGCGGACCGCGCACACGCAGCGCACCGGGCTGCCCGCGACCCTGCGGACCAGTGCTTCGAGCACCGCGAGCGAGTCGGGGTCGACCCAGTGCGCGTCGTCGATCAGCACGGCGGCGTTGCCGTCGCCGCGCAGCAGCGAGCCCGCCGCGGCGGCGGCCGCACGCCGGGCCAGCACGGGGTTGTCCCTGGCGCCCGAGATCGGGCCGATCGAGGACCACGGCTCGGCAAGCCGGGCGGACGCCTGCCCGAACCCCGCGGGTACCGCGGTGCCGTCCGGGGTGAACCGCAGCGACGAGACGGTGGTGCCGCGCCGGGCGAGTTCGTCGCGGAGCCGGGCGAGCAGCGTGGTGCGGCCGGCACCGGCGGGCCCGGTGACGAGGACGAGTGGTGCTCCCTCGGAGCCGACGGTGTCGAGTAGGTCCACCCCACCGTGATCGCACAGAACTTCGCGCCGGGTTGCCCACTTCGGCTCGTGAGGAGACTTTCGGGCCGAAACGGTGTCCGAACACCCGGCGCGTCGCGGCGGTTCCGGGCGCACTGCCCGATCTTCCCGGCCGCGGTGCACTAACCGCTCTTGCCGTGCGTGCCGGAGTGATGGCGAAATGGTGGCGCGGACCGACGAACCAGCGGCACCTCGGGGGAGTTCCGGCATGGCGTGGCGCGAAGCGAAGGGGAGAAAAGACTCGATGGCCGAAACCCTTGGCCGGGTGGTGGACCGATTCCTGCTGCTGGATCCGGCGTGGCGGCCGGTGACAGAGGGCGCGACGCCACCGGCAAGGGCGGTGGTGGGATCGTGGCCGGTCGAGGACGGCGGCGGCATCGGGAAGTTCCGCGCGAACCCGGCGTACCGGCCCGGCGATCGGAACTCGCCGTCGGACCCGCTCGACGCGGCGCTGCGGCTGCTGCTGCGCGGGCGGGTGAGCAGCACGCAGATCCAGCTGATGATGCGCGACACCGTGGTCGACATCGCGCTGCACGGCGACGGGCAGCCGCTGGTGGTCAGCTCGCCCGACGGCAGGCAGGCCGTCGTGGTCGCCACCGGCGAGCCGCACCGCGCGCGGATCGGCGCGCCGGGATGGCGCCGCGGTGCCGCGCTGGAGGACCTGGCGGAGCTGCTCGCGGACGAGGTCGACGTGCTGTTCAACCGCGGCGGCCCCGCGTCGGTCCGGCTGACCGGTGACTTCGTGCGCGAGGCGATGCTGATCGGCACCGGTGAGGCCGCCGAACTGTATGCCGCGCAACGGGATTCGCGCGGCCTGCGCGTGATCCCGTGGCGTTCCGGGGATACCCTGCGCGCCTGGTGACCGGCTGAGGCGTGCCCGACGGCCGCGGAGATACTCATTGACAATGAGTGCTCGTTCCGATCTACTCCGTGTCCGTTAGGCCGCTGTATCACAAGCTGGGGAGCTCGGTTACCTATGTTCGGTTCGTCAATTCGGCGTCCATCCACGCGAATCGCTGTCGTGCTGGGCGCGGTCATCATGGTCGGCGCGGCGGCTACCGCCTGCTCCGACGGTGGCGCGGTTCCCGGTGTCCACAACACCTCGCAGAGCATCTTGGACAAGGCGCCGGTGGCCACCGACGCCGACCTGGAGCAGAGTCCCACCGCGCAGGCCATCAAGAAGCGAGGGGAGTTGCTGATCGGCGGTTCGCTGGACACGCCGCTGATGTCCCAGGCGAACCCGAACACCGGCGAGACGGAGGGCTTCGACGCCACCCTCGGCAAGCTGCTCGCGAAGTACATCATCGGACAGCCGAACAAGAAGATCGTCAATTCCATCCCGCAGATCCGCGAAACGCTGATCCAGAACGCCACGGTGGACGTGGTGCTCCAGAACTACAGCATCACCCTGCCCCGCGCGGAAAAGGTTTCCTTCGCCGGACCCTATTTCATCTCGAACCAGGCGATCGCCACGCTGACCGAGAAGCCGGACATCCGCGGCGCCGACGAGCTCAACGGCAAGACGGTGTTCGCGGCGACCAACAGCACTGGCGCGCAGAAGGTCAAGGAGCTCGCGCCGAAGGCCAACCTGGTCACGTTCGGTACCGACCAGGAGTGCGTGGCGGCACTGGAACAGGGCCGCGGCGACGCCTGGGTCAAGGACCTCACCGTGGTGGCCGGGCAGCTCAGGCTCGACAAGAAGATCAAGCTCAACACCGGCTCCTTCGGCAACGATCCCTACGGAATCGGGATCGGGCGCGGAGATGAGAGCTTCAAGCGGTTCATCAACGGCTGGCTCAAGAAGATCCAGGCCGCCGGGCTGTGGCAGCAGGCGTACAAGGAGACGCTCGGCACGGTCATCCACGGCGACGTGCCCGCTCCGCCCGAGCCCGGCTCGGTTCCCGGTTCCTGAGCGCGACCCTGGCCAGGCTTGACCTCGATAATGGTGGAGGTTCGAGACTGGGAGGGCATCCGCTGCCGAGGAGAAAGGGTGCCGCGCTCATGGCCTCGAGTCCGGCAAGGGAGAACTTCGACAACGGCTACCGCACGGGGACCGCGCCGTGGGTGATCGGCGAGCCCCAGCCCGCGGTGCTGGAACTGGAACGCGAGGGCCGGTTCCGCGGCAAGGTGCTCGACGTGGGCTGCGGGGCGGGCGAGCACACGCTGCACCTCGCCGGGCTGGGCTACGACGTGCTCGGCGTCGACTTCTCGCCGTTCGCGCTGGAACTGGCCAAAGCGAACGCGGCCGCTCGCGGAATCGAGGCGCGGTTCGAGGTCGCCGACGCGATGCGCCTCGGCGGCGAACCGCGGTACGACACCGTGCTGGACAGCGCGCTGTTCCACGTGTTCGCGCCCGAGGACCAGCTGGCCTACGCGCGTTCGCTGCACGCGGTCACGAAACCCGGAGGGGTGGTGCACGTGCTCGCGCTGGCCGACACCGAGCCGTCGTTCGGGCCGCAGGTCAGCGAAACCGCCATCCGCACGGCCTTCGCGGAGGGCTGGGAAGTGGCGGAACTGGGGCTGTCGCGGTACCGCGGCTGGGTCAACGAGCGGGCCGCGCCACTGGTCGGCGAGCCGGTGGGCACGGTGGTGGACAGCGCGGCGTGGCTCGCCAGGATCCGGCGGACCTGACCGCGGCGCGCGGCGGAGCCTCGCGGGGCTCCGCCGCGCGGTGCGTCAGTAGTCGTCGCGTCCGGTGAAGGTCTGCTCGAGGATTTCCGCGGCGCCCGCGACCAGTTCGAGCGGGTCGAGGAACTCGTTGATGTCGAGGTTCACCAAGGGCAGCGAATGCCGCACGACGACGTGCTCGCCCATCACCGCCGCACCGCCGACCACCATGGTGTTGCCGATCTCGCGCAGCACGCTCAACAGGTCGACCTGGTGGATGGTGGCGAACGGGGTGGCGATCTGCACCCAGTCCTCCTTGCGGTCGAGCACCTCCCTGGCGATGATCATCACCTGCGCGCGTCCCTCAGTGTCCTCGTCGGCCTCGAACATAAGCCTGATCCGGATTTCGTCCGGTTCGTCCCGCACCACCCGGTAGCTCTGCCGGATGTAGGCCACCAAATCGCCCCACGTCGCCACGCGGACTCCTTTCCCGTCAACGGAAAGCAAAGCCTAGCGAGTCAGGACGCCCACGGTCCGATGCCGCCGACCTTGTCGATCCGGATGCGGGTGAGGTACCCCGGCGGCGCGTCCGCGGGCGGGAAACCGGCGTCGGGGCTGGCGAGTGTCTTCGCCAGTTCCGCGAGGAGTTCGGGCGCGCCGCCCTCCACGATGCGGGCGGTGCCGGTGATCGACAGGTACGGCCGCATCACCGTGCCCGGTTCGGAGGAGACGATCG is part of the Amycolatopsis sp. CA-230715 genome and encodes:
- a CDS encoding ABC transporter ATP-binding protein, coding for MTTRLSARELTLRYGERVVSTGLSLDVPDGAFTAIVGPNACGKSTLLRAFVRLLRPAEGEVRFDGRAVGAYPAKELARSVGFLPQDPLAPENIKVSQLVARGRFPHQSLLATWSEVDERAVADAMAAAGVDDLAARDVRELSGGQRQRVWVAMVLAQQTSYLLLDEPTSFLDITHQYQLLGLLAGLRDEGRTVIAVLHDINQASRFADHLVAMKEGRVVAEGTAADIVDAALMKEVFDLPSMVVPDPVTGTPMVVPTR
- a CDS encoding glutamate ABC transporter substrate-binding protein, translating into MLGAVIMVGAAATACSDGGAVPGVHNTSQSILDKAPVATDADLEQSPTAQAIKKRGELLIGGSLDTPLMSQANPNTGETEGFDATLGKLLAKYIIGQPNKKIVNSIPQIRETLIQNATVDVVLQNYSITLPRAEKVSFAGPYFISNQAIATLTEKPDIRGADELNGKTVFAATNSTGAQKVKELAPKANLVTFGTDQECVAALEQGRGDAWVKDLTVVAGQLRLDKKIKLNTGSFGNDPYGIGIGRGDESFKRFINGWLKKIQAAGLWQQAYKETLGTVIHGDVPAPPEPGSVPGS
- a CDS encoding YbjN domain-containing protein, translating into MATWGDLVAYIRQSYRVVRDEPDEIRIRLMFEADEDTEGRAQVMIIAREVLDRKEDWVQIATPFATIHQVDLLSVLREIGNTMVVGGAAVMGEHVVVRHSLPLVNLDINEFLDPLELVAGAAEILEQTFTGRDDY
- a CDS encoding FecCD family ABC transporter permease, with the protein product MSAVVLRGRGRSIRVERRTLVLTGSLLVVILCLGLLGLCFGASWANPGEVVQALAGFGDSVVVVREWRLPRVLAGIIFGASLGVAGAIFQNITRNPMGSPDVIGLDAGAYTGALVALTVFGGTAGELALSSVLGGLVVAAVIYLLSVRGGLSGLRLVVIGIAVNAMVNALNSWIVLRADLEVAIAAVGWSAGSLNGIGWPKVALPFAIIAVLLVVMATRSHAMHQAALGDALAVTSGVGVGRLRLVMVLVGVGCTATVTAVAGPIVFIALAAPQIGRRLAKAPGVPLLPAALTGAVLLQGADLIAQMLLAPVSLPVGVVSAAIGGVYLIWLLTKEVRSA
- a CDS encoding type VII secretion system-associated protein, coding for MAETLGRVVDRFLLLDPAWRPVTEGATPPARAVVGSWPVEDGGGIGKFRANPAYRPGDRNSPSDPLDAALRLLLRGRVSSTQIQLMMRDTVVDIALHGDGQPLVVSSPDGRQAVVVATGEPHRARIGAPGWRRGAALEDLAELLADEVDVLFNRGGPASVRLTGDFVREAMLIGTGEAAELYAAQRDSRGLRVIPWRSGDTLRAW
- a CDS encoding FecCD family ABC transporter permease, with product MTASPPRARVKRTTVLIAALALLLVVAVVSIGVGAHAVPLGEVVRALIDGAGGSSDRTIVLDVRAPRALLAVGVGAALAVAGAMIQTLSRNPLAEPGLLGITAGAGFAVTLGAALGVAVSQAGQLVAAVVGSVLAALLVYSVGRQSPLRLVLTGIALSAVLTGVTLGMRLMFPDVFDQYRFWSVGSLAGREQAPVLLPMVAIGVALVGALVLSRWLNAIELGDAVAHTLGANVARVRLAALVLITVLAGAATAVAGPILFVGLIVPHLVRRLATGSVPWQLAYAMVLGPVLLLVSDIGSRILLPTGEVPVAIVTAFVGGPVLIWAVRRYGAASL
- a CDS encoding ATP-binding protein, translated to MDLLDTVGSEGAPLVLVTGPAGAGRTTLLARLRDELARRGTTVSSLRFTPDGTAVPAGFGQASARLAEPWSSIGPISGARDNPVLARRAAAAAAGSLLRGDGNAAVLIDDAHWVDPDSLAVLEALVRRVAGSPVRCVCAVRTPVPDAVSEPGSAALRRLRLDDLVHSVRLPVNRPLWT
- a CDS encoding class I SAM-dependent methyltransferase; translation: MASSPARENFDNGYRTGTAPWVIGEPQPAVLELEREGRFRGKVLDVGCGAGEHTLHLAGLGYDVLGVDFSPFALELAKANAAARGIEARFEVADAMRLGGEPRYDTVLDSALFHVFAPEDQLAYARSLHAVTKPGGVVHVLALADTEPSFGPQVSETAIRTAFAEGWEVAELGLSRYRGWVNERAAPLVGEPVGTVVDSAAWLARIRRT
- a CDS encoding PPOX class F420-dependent oxidoreductase, which gives rise to MKLDDTARALIGAGADATLVTLNPDGSPQATVVWVALRSTPDGDEIVTAHLGEHKKVRNVRRDGRVALTIVSSEPGTVMRPYLSITGTARIVEGGAPELLAELAKTLASPDAGFPPADAPPGYLTRIRIDKVGGIGPWAS